A stretch of the Panthera uncia isolate 11264 chromosome D1, Puncia_PCG_1.0, whole genome shotgun sequence genome encodes the following:
- the LOC125929087 gene encoding uncharacterized protein LOC125929087: MADASSWGSDPLPEPRVTLEVEGTPVDFFVNTGAQHSVLHTPQGKLASKKSWVQGATGMSQYSWTTRRTVDLGTGRVSHSFMVIPECPYPLLGRDLLTKIGAQITFRQGGPQVTDGKGHPIQVLTMKLEDEYRLHQEALPREDNIDRWLQEFPSVWAEREGMGLAAHRTPVLVELKPGESPVRIKQYPMSQEARKGIQPHIRRLRSLGVLVPCQSAWNPPLLPVKKPHTNDYRPVQDLREINKRVADIHPTVPNPYTLLSSLAPSRVWYTVLDLKDAFFSLPLAPQSQPLFAFEWHDPEEGYSGQLTWTRLPQGFKNSPTIFDEALHEDLGEYRREHPGLTLLQYVDDILIAADMAKDCERGTQDLLASLGALGYRASAKKAQICKERVSYLGYILEGGQLRLSDARKETVLKIPTPTSLREVREFLGSAGYCRLWVPGLAEIARPLYEATKEGKTFKWTEKEEIAFNQLKKALLSAPALGLPDITKPFHLFVDEHKGIAKGVLTQALGPWNRPVAYLSKKLDPVAAGWPPCLRIIAATALLVKDADKLTLGQEIWITTPHAIEGVLKQPPDRWMSNTCVTHYQSLLLNPPQVRFHPSAALNPATLLPDPDLGAPLHDCAGILEQVHGFRMDLTDRPLPNAEATWFTDGSSFVRDGHRYAGAVVVTETDTVWVEALPSGTSAQRAELIALTKVLMLGAGKRLNIYTDSCYAFATAHIHGAIYQERGLLTAEGRTIKNKQEILNLLTALWLPAKLAIIHCQGHQKADNPVARGNRKADQAAKAVALTPEIKGWWYTPNKEHMLPDRLGVSTLEHMHQSTHMGARKLKDLIRHAGIKIHQQDTKIKQVVSACKTCQLTNARDTLNKKGTRLRGTRPGAQWEVDFTEVKPGKYGYKYLLVFTDTFSGWVEAYPTKHETAQTVAKKLLEDILPRYGCPAMVGSNNGPAFISQVTQAVAKAVGANWKLHCAYRPQSLGQVKRMNRTLKETLTKLTMETGGDWVTLLPYALYRVRNTPYTLGFTPYEIMFGRPPPVIPSLRAELIAEFKDQELFLSLRGLQRAHEDIWPRLRAIYEVGPTPTPHQYRPGDWVYVKRHHQETLEPRWKGPYIVALTTPTALKVDGIAIWVHHTYVRPADPSSIRKDFIT, encoded by the exons ATGGCGGatgccagca gttggggttcggaccctctccccGAACCCAGAGTAACTCTtgaagtggaggggacccctgttgacttcTTTGTCAACACCggagcacaacattcggtcctccacaccccacaaggaaaactagccagcaagaagtcctgggtacaaggggcaactggtatgagccagtattcatggactacccgaagaacagtagatttgggaacgggccgggtatcccactcctttatggtaataccagaatgcccctacccgctgttaggacgggacttactgaccaagattggagctcagataactttcagacaaggggggcctcaggtcaccgatggcaagggccaccccatccaggtactgaccatgaaactggaggatgaataccgcctccaccaggaggcgctcccgagagaggataatatagacagatggctacaagaattcccctcCGTTTGGGCAGAGA GGGAGGGAATGGGACTAGCCGCTCACAGGACCccagtcctggtagagctcaagccaggagagagtccggtaaggatcaaacaataccccatgtctcaggaggcccggaaggggatccagccacacatccggagactacgaagcctaggggtactagttccttgccagtctgcctggaacCCCCCACTACTgccggtcaaaaagcctcacacaaatgactaccgaccAGTACAAGACCTCCGGGAAATAAATAAGAGGGTCGCagacatacacccaactgttcccaacccatatactcttttgagctccttggcgccctccagggtctggtatactgtactagatttaaaggacgccttcttcagtctgccgctggcaccccagagccaacccttgttcgccttcgagtggcatgatccggaggagggctacagtgggcaactcacctggacacggctacctcagggattcaaaaattcacccaccatcttcgacgaggcactacacgaggacctgggtgagtacagaagggagcaccctggcctcacccttctacagtacgtagatgacatcctgattgctgccgacatggccaaagactgtgagcgagggacccaggacctgctggctagcctgggggccttagggtaccgggcatccgcgaagaaggctcagatatgcaaggagagggtaagttacctgggatatatcctggagggcggacagctgcggttatcagatgccagaaaagaaactgtcctaaagatccctactcccacctccctaagagaagtgagggaattcctaggatcagctggctactgccgcctctgggttccaggtttAGCTGAGATTGCCAGGCCCCTttatgaagctaccaaagaggggaaaacatttaaatggactgaaaaagaagaaattgcctttaatcagttaaaaaaggccctcctaagtgccccagccctgggcctaccagacattacgaaacccttccacctctttgtagacgaacataagggaatagcaaaaggggttctaactcaagccttaggcccctggaaccgcccagtggcttacctgtctaagaaactagacccagtggctgccggctggccgccatgcctaagaattattgcggcgacagcactcctagtcaaggatgcagacaaactgaccctaggacaggagatctggatcacgaccccacacgccattgaaggggtcctgaaacagcctcctgaCAGATGGATGAGCAACACATGTGtgactcattaccagagcctcctactcaaccctccacaagtgcggttccaccccagtgcagccctcaatcctgcaaccctgctgcccgaccctgacctaggtgctccactacatgactgtgcGGGAATCCTGGAACAAGTACATGGATTCCGGATGGACCTGACCGACCGGCCCCTCCCCAATgccgaggctacttggttcactgatggcagcagctttgtgcgagATGGACACAGGTATGCGGGTGCAGTGGTGGTCACCGAAACGGACACCGTATGGGTGGAGGCTCTACCCTCCGGAACGTCAGCCCAGCGAGCAGAGCTCATAGCCCTCACCAAGGTGCTGATGCTGGGAGCTGGAAAACGGCTTAACATCTACACAGACAGCTGTTATGCGtttgccacagctcatattcATGGAGCAATTTATCAGGAGAGGGGGTTACTGACGGCAGAAGGacggactataaaaaataagcaggagatacttaacctgcttacggccttatggcttcctgccaagctagccattatccactgccaagggcaccaaAAAGCTGATAACCCAGTAGCTAGAGGTAATCGAAAGGCGgaccaggcagccaaggcagtagcccttactcca gagataaagggatggtggtatacacctaacaaggagcaCATGCTGCCAGACCGGCTCGGAGTCTCAACATTAGAGCACATGCATCAGTCTACTCACATGGGGGCtcgaaaattaaaagacttaatccgacatgccggaatcaagattcaccaacaggacaccaaaataaagcaagttgtatctgcctgcaagacctgccaactcaccaatGCAAGagacacattaaataaaaaaggaaccaggctcagaggcaccagaccgggagcccaatgggaagtcgacttcactgaagtcaaaccaggaaagtatggttataaatatcttttagtatttacagacaccttctctggctgggtggaggcatacccaaccaagcatgaaacggctcagacggtggctaagaagctactagaagacatcttacccaggtatggttgtcctgccatggtaggatccaacaatggaccagcttttatttcgcaggtaacacaggcagtagccaaggcggtgggggcaaactggaaattacattgtgcttataggccccagagcttAGGACAGgtaaaaagaatgaatagaaccctaaaagagacccttaccaaattaaccatggagactggcggggactgggtgactctcctaccatATGCCCTTTACCGGGTTAGGAACACCCCTTACACCttgggttttactccctacgagatcatgtttggcaggccaccccctgttattcccagccttcgagctgaacttattgctgagtttaaagatcaagaactttttctttccttgagagggctccagagggcgcACGAGGACATTTGGCCGCGCCTCCGTGCCATCTACGAGGTTGGCCCGACcccgacacctcatcagtacaggccggGAGACTGGGTCTACGTCAAGAGGCACCACCAAGAGACCCTCGAGCcgcgctggaagggaccctacatcgtggcgctgacaacccccaccgctctcaaaGTAGACGGCATCGCAATCTGGGTCCATCACACCTACGTTCGGCCAGCGGACCCCTCCTCGATCCGGAAGGACTTCATCACGTGA